The following coding sequences are from one Achromobacter sp. B7 window:
- a CDS encoding MarR family winged helix-turn-helix transcriptional regulator produces MRLDKQRDTQLTGRGTSGPRFVDGYLAYLLAQASQRISAEFHMQVKAAGLSVTEWRVLASLEGSPGETIGTLAVLAITKQPTLSKVVQRMEAEGLVARTGVRADRRQTRVCITTKGTHLIAGLCEQALQHQKAVLAPFGEEKAALLIDMLEVLMTEHVPLELPIDAEE; encoded by the coding sequence CAGGGCCGCGTTTCGTTGACGGCTATCTGGCATACCTGCTGGCGCAGGCCAGCCAGCGCATCTCGGCCGAATTCCATATGCAGGTCAAGGCGGCCGGGCTATCGGTGACCGAATGGCGGGTGCTGGCCAGCCTGGAAGGCAGCCCCGGCGAAACCATCGGCACGCTGGCCGTGCTGGCCATCACCAAGCAACCCACGCTAAGCAAGGTGGTGCAGCGGATGGAGGCCGAGGGGCTGGTGGCGCGCACCGGCGTGCGGGCCGACCGCCGCCAGACGCGCGTGTGCATCACCACCAAGGGCACCCACTTGATCGCGGGCCTGTGCGAACAGGCGTTGCAGCATCAAAAAGCCGTGCTGGCGCCGTTTGGTGAAGAAAAGGCGGCGCTGCTGATCGACATGCTGGAAGTGTTGATGACCGAGCACGTGCCGCTGGAACTGCCGATCGACGCCGAGGAATAA
- a CDS encoding ABC transporter substrate-binding protein — MRRTLIAIAIAAAVAVPSIGQAKTFRWAAQGDILTFDPHSQNEGMTIAANSYIYEPLVDYDKTFKVVPRLATEWEQVSPTLYRFKLRPGVKFHDGAAFTADDAVFSIHRAMAPTSNYKAYTTGIKEARKIDDLTIEIETSAPNPVLLRQLTNVFIMNKAWSEKNNIAKPQDYVNKEETFGARNTNGTGPYKLKTREVDVRTVFEENKDWWNKAGKVGNVTEVVFTPIKQNATRTAALLSGEIDFVLDPAAQDLERLRQAQKVVEGNEYRTIYLGLDQKRPELQYSNIKGKNPFQDIRVREALYRAIDVDAIKRAVMRGLSAPTGTMIAPQVHGWAESVHKRVPYDPEKSRALLKEAGYDGTLNFTLDCPNNRYINDEAICQAVVGMWAKVGVKATMNAMPRSTYFPKVQSFDTSAYLFGWGVPTFDAMYSLQNLIRTKGEGADGMYNLGGYSNKELDVIIDRIKTETDPAKRDADIITVLQGHAKDFGHIPLHDQVIPWAMRKNVTVIHRADNRLVADWVKVD, encoded by the coding sequence ATGCGCCGCACTTTGATTGCTATCGCGATCGCCGCCGCCGTGGCTGTGCCCTCGATCGGGCAGGCCAAGACTTTCCGTTGGGCCGCCCAAGGCGACATCCTTACGTTCGACCCGCACTCGCAAAACGAGGGCATGACGATCGCCGCCAACAGCTACATCTACGAGCCGCTGGTGGACTACGACAAGACGTTCAAGGTGGTGCCGCGCCTGGCCACGGAATGGGAACAGGTGTCGCCGACGCTGTATCGCTTCAAGCTGCGCCCCGGGGTGAAGTTCCATGACGGCGCGGCCTTCACCGCCGACGACGCGGTGTTCTCGATTCACCGCGCCATGGCGCCCACGTCGAACTACAAGGCCTACACGACCGGCATCAAGGAAGCGCGCAAGATCGACGACCTGACCATCGAGATCGAAACGTCGGCGCCCAACCCGGTGCTGCTGCGCCAGCTGACCAACGTGTTCATCATGAACAAGGCCTGGTCCGAAAAGAACAACATCGCCAAGCCGCAGGACTACGTCAACAAAGAAGAGACCTTTGGCGCGCGCAACACCAACGGCACCGGCCCCTACAAGCTGAAGACGCGCGAAGTGGACGTGCGCACCGTCTTTGAAGAAAACAAGGACTGGTGGAACAAGGCCGGCAAGGTCGGCAACGTGACCGAGGTGGTGTTTACGCCCATCAAGCAGAACGCCACGCGCACCGCCGCGTTGCTGTCCGGCGAAATCGACTTCGTGCTGGACCCCGCCGCGCAGGATCTGGAGCGCTTGCGCCAGGCGCAGAAGGTGGTCGAAGGCAACGAATACCGCACCATTTACCTGGGCCTGGACCAGAAGCGTCCGGAATTGCAGTACTCGAACATCAAGGGCAAGAACCCGTTCCAGGACATCCGCGTGCGCGAAGCGCTGTACCGCGCCATCGACGTGGACGCCATCAAGCGCGCCGTGATGCGCGGCCTGTCCGCGCCCACCGGCACGATGATCGCGCCGCAGGTGCATGGCTGGGCGGAATCGGTGCACAAGCGCGTGCCCTACGATCCCGAAAAGTCGCGCGCGTTGCTCAAGGAAGCTGGCTACGACGGCACCTTGAACTTCACGCTGGACTGCCCCAACAACCGCTACATCAACGACGAAGCCATCTGCCAGGCCGTGGTCGGCATGTGGGCCAAGGTGGGTGTGAAGGCCACGATGAACGCCATGCCGCGTTCCACGTACTTCCCCAAGGTGCAGTCGTTCGACACCAGCGCCTACCTGTTCGGCTGGGGCGTGCCCACGTTCGACGCCATGTACTCGTTGCAGAACCTGATCCGCACCAAGGGCGAGGGCGCGGACGGCATGTACAACCTGGGCGGCTACAGCAACAAGGAACTTGACGTCATCATCGACCGCATCAAGACCGAGACCGATCCCGCCAAGCGCGACGCCGACATCATCACCGTGCTGCAAGGGCACGCCAAGGACTTCGGCCACATCCCGCTGCATGACCAGGTCATCCCCTGGGCGATGCGCAAGAACGTCACGGTTATCCACCGTGCCGACAATCGCCTTGTTGCCGACTGGGTCAAGGTTGACTGA
- a CDS encoding ABC transporter permease codes for MFAFILRRLLQAVAVMLTVALLAFVLFQYVGDPVTIMLGQDATDTERIELRERLGLNEPAIVQFGHFVANAAQGNFGISLRQSEPVSTLLKSRLPATLELSMVAALLALVVGVPLGVYTALKRNSLVSQLLLAGSLLGVSLPTFLIGILLILVFSVQLGWLPSYGRGDTVAVGWWTSGLFTATGWKHLILPSITLSLFQMTLVLRLVRSEMLEVLRSDYIKFARARGLKRRAIHFGHALKNTMVPVITITGLQLGGIIAFAIVTETVFQWPGMGLLFIQAVQFADVPVMAAYLCLIALVFVVINLVVDLLYFVVDPRLRSGMTRAGGAH; via the coding sequence ATGTTTGCTTTCATACTGCGCCGCCTGTTGCAGGCCGTAGCGGTGATGCTCACCGTCGCGCTGCTGGCCTTTGTGCTTTTCCAATACGTCGGCGACCCTGTCACCATCATGCTCGGGCAGGACGCCACCGATACCGAGCGCATCGAACTGCGTGAACGCCTGGGCCTGAACGAGCCCGCCATCGTTCAATTCGGCCATTTCGTGGCCAACGCCGCCCAGGGCAATTTCGGCATTTCGCTGCGCCAGAGCGAACCCGTTTCCACTTTGCTCAAGTCCCGCCTGCCGGCCACGCTGGAGCTGTCCATGGTGGCCGCCTTGCTGGCCTTGGTGGTGGGCGTGCCGCTGGGCGTGTACACCGCGCTCAAGCGCAACAGCCTGGTTTCGCAGCTGCTGCTGGCCGGTTCCTTGCTGGGCGTGTCGCTGCCCACCTTCCTGATCGGCATCCTGCTGATCCTGGTGTTCTCGGTGCAGCTGGGCTGGCTGCCCAGCTACGGGCGGGGCGATACCGTCGCCGTAGGCTGGTGGACGTCGGGGCTGTTCACCGCCACCGGCTGGAAGCACCTGATCCTGCCGTCCATCACCTTGTCGTTGTTCCAGATGACGTTGGTGCTGCGCCTGGTGCGTTCTGAAATGCTGGAAGTGCTGCGGTCCGACTACATCAAGTTCGCCCGCGCACGGGGGCTGAAGCGCCGCGCCATTCACTTTGGCCACGCGCTGAAGAACACGATGGTGCCCGTCATCACGATCACCGGCTTGCAACTGGGCGGCATCATCGCGTTTGCCATCGTCACGGAAACCGTATTCCAGTGGCCGGGCATGGGCCTGCTGTTCATCCAGGCGGTGCAATTTGCCGACGTGCCGGTCATGGCCGCGTACCTGTGCCTGATCGCGCTGGTGTTCGTGGTGATCAACCTGGTGGTCGATCTGCTTTATTTCGTCGTCGACCCGCGCTTGCGTTCCGGGATGACTCGCGCCGGGGGGGCTCACTGA
- a CDS encoding ABC transporter permease: MRAALKRWWDSDIAWAWRRAPVAIIATLLLVTLLIGSFGAGWVAPHNPFDLTTVELLDALLPPAWEANGQATYLLGTDSQGRDLYSAILYGTRVSLLIGLASVLLSMLIGIVLGLISGYAGGRIDAFIMRVADVQLSFPAILIALLIDGVARAAVPREMHELIAFPVLIGAIALAGWPQYARTVRGSTLVEKNREYVQAARVIGVASPVIMFRHVLPNVLGPVLVLATVHLATAIITEATLSFLGVGVPPTAPSLGTLIRIGNDFLFSGEWWITIFPGAALVLLVLSVNLLGDWLRDALNPRLN, from the coding sequence ATGCGCGCCGCACTCAAACGTTGGTGGGACAGCGACATTGCCTGGGCCTGGCGCCGCGCGCCCGTAGCCATCATTGCGACGCTGTTGCTGGTGACGCTGCTGATCGGCTCGTTCGGCGCCGGCTGGGTCGCGCCGCACAACCCGTTCGACCTGACTACGGTAGAACTGCTGGACGCCTTGCTGCCGCCCGCCTGGGAAGCCAACGGTCAGGCCACCTACCTGCTGGGCACGGATAGCCAGGGCCGCGACCTGTATTCCGCCATCCTCTACGGCACGCGCGTGTCGCTGTTGATCGGGCTGGCGTCGGTGCTGCTGTCGATGTTGATCGGTATCGTGCTGGGGCTGATTTCCGGCTACGCGGGTGGGCGCATCGATGCGTTCATCATGCGGGTGGCCGACGTGCAGCTGTCGTTCCCGGCGATTCTGATCGCGCTGTTGATCGATGGCGTGGCGCGTGCCGCCGTGCCGCGCGAGATGCACGAGCTGATCGCGTTCCCCGTGCTGATCGGCGCCATTGCGCTGGCCGGCTGGCCGCAGTACGCACGCACCGTGCGCGGGTCCACGCTGGTGGAGAAAAACCGCGAATACGTGCAGGCGGCGCGCGTGATCGGCGTGGCCTCGCCCGTCATCATGTTCCGCCACGTGCTGCCCAATGTGCTGGGGCCGGTGCTGGTGCTGGCCACGGTGCACCTGGCCACCGCCATCATCACCGAGGCGACCTTGTCGTTCCTGGGGGTGGGCGTGCCGCCGACCGCGCCGTCGCTGGGCACGCTGATCCGCATCGGCAACGATTTCCTGTTTTCCGGCGAATGGTGGATCACCATTTTCCCGGGCGCGGCGCTGGTGCTGCTGGTGCTGTCGGTCAACCTGCTGGGTGACTGGCTGCGCGATGCGCTCAACCCGCGGCTGAATTGA
- a CDS encoding ABC transporter ATP-binding protein: MSALLEVRNLRVEFPTRRGTLRALDDVSFSIQAGEVLGVVGESGAGKSLTGASIIGLLEPPGRIAAGEILLAGRRIDNLPDEQMRRVRGREIGAVFQDPLTSLNPLYTVGRQLAETIVTHLDMTWSQARNRAVELLASTGIPAARERIDHYPHQFSGGMRQRVVIALALAAEPKLVVADEPTTALDVSIQAQIIELLKRLCRDHGTAIMLITHDMGVIAETADRVAVMYAGRVAEIGPVADVIHKPRHPYTAGLMGSIPSMDGHTERLVQIDGSMPRLNAIPPGCAFNPRCGQRLPRCATERPELLPAGTSRAACWLHDDKAMVAA; the protein is encoded by the coding sequence ATGAGCGCACTTCTGGAAGTCCGCAATCTGCGCGTGGAATTTCCCACGCGCCGCGGCACGCTACGCGCCCTGGACGACGTGTCCTTTTCCATCCAGGCCGGCGAAGTGCTGGGCGTGGTGGGCGAATCGGGCGCCGGCAAATCACTGACCGGCGCCTCCATCATCGGCCTGCTGGAACCGCCTGGCCGTATCGCGGCGGGCGAAATCCTGCTGGCGGGCCGCCGCATCGACAACCTGCCCGACGAGCAGATGCGCCGCGTGCGCGGCCGCGAAATCGGCGCGGTGTTCCAGGACCCGTTGACGTCGCTGAACCCGCTGTACACGGTGGGCCGGCAGTTGGCGGAAACCATCGTCACGCATCTGGACATGACGTGGTCGCAGGCGCGCAACCGCGCGGTGGAATTGCTGGCGTCCACCGGCATCCCGGCCGCGCGTGAACGCATCGACCACTATCCGCACCAGTTCTCGGGCGGCATGCGGCAACGCGTGGTCATCGCGCTGGCGCTGGCGGCCGAGCCCAAGCTGGTGGTGGCCGATGAGCCCACCACGGCGCTGGATGTGTCCATCCAGGCGCAGATCATCGAACTGCTGAAACGCCTGTGCCGCGACCACGGCACGGCGATCATGCTGATCACGCACGACATGGGCGTCATCGCCGAAACCGCCGACCGCGTGGCGGTGATGTACGCGGGCCGCGTGGCCGAGATCGGGCCGGTGGCCGACGTGATCCACAAGCCGCGCCATCCCTATACGGCGGGGTTGATGGGATCCATCCCGTCAATGGACGGGCACACGGAACGGCTGGTGCAGATCGACGGCAGCATGCCGCGCCTGAACGCCATTCCGCCGGGCTGCGCGTTCAATCCGCGTTGCGGCCAGCGCCTGCCGCGCTGCGCGACCGAGCGCCCCGAATTACTGCCGGCGGGCACGTCCCGCGCGGCCTGTTGGCTGCATGACGACAAAGCGATGGTGGCCGCATGA
- a CDS encoding ABC transporter ATP-binding protein: MNAPLVEVKDAARWFDVSPPWLERKLAGKPRVMLRAVDGVSFDIARGETLALVGESGCGKSTVARMLVGLYGLTRGDIRFDGQPLSRMSDKGGRNLRKRLQMIFQDPYASLNPRWRVGRIIAEPMLTHTTMTPAERVARVSELLLQVGLDPADQGRYPHQFSGGQRQRISIARALAVNPEFLVCDEPTSALDVSVQAQVLNLMKDLQRKLGLTYLFISHNLAVVHHVADRVGVMYLGRMVEVAPRDELFARPRHPYTRMLLEAIPDINGAGKPRTAVAGEVPNPLNPPSGCTFHPRCPHANDRCRAEAPVAMLTGASVVACHAVEEGRA; encoded by the coding sequence ATGAACGCGCCCTTGGTTGAAGTAAAGGATGCCGCGCGCTGGTTCGACGTGTCGCCGCCGTGGCTGGAACGCAAGCTGGCGGGCAAGCCGCGTGTGATGCTGCGCGCCGTGGACGGTGTGTCGTTCGACATTGCACGCGGTGAAACGCTGGCGCTGGTGGGCGAATCGGGCTGTGGAAAATCCACGGTCGCGCGCATGCTGGTGGGCTTGTACGGACTGACGCGTGGCGACATCCGTTTCGACGGCCAGCCGCTGTCACGCATGTCGGACAAGGGCGGCCGCAATCTGCGCAAGCGCTTGCAGATGATTTTCCAGGACCCGTACGCCAGCCTGAACCCGCGTTGGCGCGTGGGCCGCATCATCGCCGAACCCATGCTGACGCACACAACCATGACGCCCGCCGAACGTGTGGCGCGCGTCAGTGAATTGCTGTTGCAGGTGGGGCTGGACCCGGCTGACCAGGGGCGTTATCCGCATCAGTTTTCGGGCGGGCAGCGTCAACGCATCTCGATTGCGCGGGCGCTGGCGGTGAACCCGGAATTCCTGGTGTGCGACGAACCGACGTCCGCGCTGGACGTATCGGTGCAGGCGCAGGTGTTGAACCTGATGAAGGACCTGCAACGCAAGCTGGGGCTGACCTATCTGTTCATTTCGCACAACCTGGCGGTGGTGCACCATGTGGCCGACCGGGTGGGCGTGATGTACCTGGGCCGGATGGTGGAAGTGGCGCCGCGCGATGAACTGTTTGCGCGGCCCAGGCATCCGTACACGCGCATGCTGCTTGAGGCGATTCCGGATATCAACGGGGCGGGCAAGCCGCGCACGGCGGTGGCCGGCGAAGTGCCCAATCCGCTGAACCCGCCATCAGGGTGCACGTTTCATCCGCGCTGCCCGCACGCCAATGACCGCTGCCGGGCCGAAGCGCCGGTTGCCATGTTGACTGGGGCTTCCGTGGTGGCCTGCCATGCGGTAGAGGAAGGGCGCGCCTGA
- a CDS encoding DMT family transporter gives MSRSDPSAVPARYLLFPLLAALIWSVNMIVTKMAAGVISPAVIGFYRWAPAGAVLTPFALQGVWTQRRLILPYLPKFAVLGGLGMALYQGLAYVAASSTTATNMGIITAMIPLLTIAVGTVVLRQRPTLMAMLGGVVSLAGLALLIGEGDPARLLSVGANPGDLLMGMAALAYALYGVLLRRWGLPVGPWVSLYVQIGFGVLFQLPAFLMAAPSPLNADNVPLVLYAAIFPSLFAPFLWMQGVKHLGPNRASIFLNLMPVGTVAIASVFLDEKPHLFHIVGGLLALAGVMLAQMRTPRLGARRG, from the coding sequence ATGTCGCGATCCGACCCTTCCGCCGTTCCCGCCCGCTACCTGCTGTTTCCGCTGTTGGCTGCCCTGATCTGGTCCGTCAACATGATCGTCACGAAGATGGCCGCCGGCGTGATCTCGCCCGCCGTCATCGGCTTTTACCGCTGGGCGCCGGCCGGCGCCGTGCTGACGCCGTTCGCGTTGCAAGGCGTGTGGACGCAACGCCGCCTGATCCTGCCGTACCTGCCCAAGTTCGCCGTGCTGGGCGGCTTGGGCATGGCGCTGTACCAAGGGCTGGCCTATGTAGCCGCGTCCAGCACCACCGCCACCAATATGGGCATCATCACCGCCATGATCCCGCTCTTGACCATCGCGGTGGGCACGGTGGTGCTGCGCCAGCGGCCCACGCTGATGGCGATGCTGGGCGGCGTGGTGTCGCTGGCCGGCCTGGCCCTGCTGATCGGCGAAGGCGACCCCGCGCGGCTGCTGTCCGTGGGCGCCAACCCGGGTGACCTGCTGATGGGCATGGCCGCGCTCGCCTATGCGCTGTATGGCGTGCTGCTGCGTCGCTGGGGCTTGCCGGTGGGCCCGTGGGTGTCGCTGTACGTGCAGATTGGTTTTGGGGTGCTGTTCCAGTTGCCGGCATTCCTGATGGCCGCGCCGTCGCCGCTGAATGCCGACAACGTGCCCCTGGTGCTGTATGCCGCGATATTTCCGTCCCTGTTTGCGCCTTTCTTGTGGATGCAGGGGGTCAAGCACCTGGGCCCGAACCGGGCCAGCATTTTCCTGAACCTGATGCCGGTGGGCACGGTGGCTATCGCTTCGGTGTTCCTGGACGAAAAGCCGCATCTGTTCCATATCGTGGGCGGCTTGCTGGCGCTGGCCGGGGTCATGCTGGCGCAGATGCGTACGCCGCGCCTGGGGGCACGGCGAGGGTAG
- the ettA gene encoding energy-dependent translational throttle protein EttA has protein sequence MAQYVYTMNRVGKIVPPKRQILRDISLSFFPGAKIGVLGLNGSGKSTLLKIMAGVDKEIEGEAIPMPGLNIGYLPQEPQLNPEHTVRQSVEEGLGAVVTAKKRLDEVYAAYAEPDADFDALAAEQADLEAIIAAAASSGSDDIEHQMEIAADALRLPPWDAIVGNLSGGEKRRVALCRLLLSKPDMLLLDEPTNHLDAESVEWLEQFLHKFPGTVVGVTHDRYFLDNAAEWILELDRGYGIPWKGNYSSWLEQKEDRLKQEESSESARQKTIKKELEWVRQNPKGRQAKAKARLARFEELSSYEYQKRNETQEIFIPVGERLGNEVIEFNNVSKAYGDRLLIDNLSFKIPPGAIVGIIGANGAGKSTLFRMIAGREQPDSGEVTIGQTVKLAYVDQSRDALEDKKTVFDAVADGADILTVGKFEMSSRAYLGRFNFKGGDQNKVVGQLSGGERGRLHMAKTLIAGGNVLLLDEPSNDLDVETLRALEDALLEFPGSVMVISHDRWFLDRIATHILAFEGDSQVVFFDGNYQEYEADKKRRLGEEGAKPKRLRYKALK, from the coding sequence ATGGCCCAATACGTCTACACCATGAACCGCGTCGGCAAGATCGTGCCGCCCAAGCGGCAGATCCTGCGTGACATCTCGCTTTCGTTTTTTCCTGGCGCCAAGATCGGCGTGCTGGGCCTGAACGGCTCGGGCAAGTCGACGCTGCTGAAGATCATGGCGGGCGTCGATAAAGAGATCGAAGGCGAAGCCATTCCCATGCCGGGCCTGAACATCGGCTATCTGCCGCAGGAACCGCAACTGAACCCCGAGCACACGGTGCGCCAATCGGTCGAAGAGGGCCTGGGCGCCGTCGTCACCGCCAAGAAGCGCCTGGACGAGGTCTACGCCGCCTACGCCGAGCCGGACGCCGACTTCGACGCGCTGGCCGCTGAACAGGCCGACCTCGAAGCCATCATCGCCGCCGCCGCCTCCAGCGGTTCGGACGACATCGAACACCAGATGGAAATCGCCGCCGACGCCTTGCGCCTGCCGCCCTGGGACGCCATCGTCGGCAACCTGTCCGGGGGTGAAAAGCGCCGCGTGGCCCTGTGCCGCCTGCTGCTGTCCAAGCCCGACATGCTGCTGCTGGACGAACCCACCAACCACTTGGACGCCGAAAGCGTGGAATGGCTGGAGCAATTCCTGCACAAGTTCCCCGGCACCGTCGTCGGCGTGACCCACGATCGCTACTTCCTGGACAACGCCGCCGAATGGATCCTGGAACTGGATCGCGGCTACGGCATCCCCTGGAAGGGCAACTACAGCTCGTGGCTTGAGCAAAAAGAAGACCGCCTGAAGCAGGAAGAGTCCTCGGAATCTGCCCGCCAGAAGACCATCAAGAAAGAACTGGAATGGGTGCGCCAGAACCCGAAGGGCCGTCAGGCCAAGGCCAAGGCTCGCCTGGCCCGCTTCGAAGAACTGTCGTCCTACGAATACCAGAAGCGCAACGAAACCCAGGAAATCTTCATTCCCGTGGGCGAGCGCCTGGGCAACGAGGTCATCGAATTCAACAACGTCAGCAAGGCGTATGGCGATCGCCTGTTGATCGATAACCTGAGCTTCAAGATCCCGCCGGGCGCCATCGTCGGCATCATCGGCGCCAACGGCGCCGGTAAGTCCACGCTGTTCCGCATGATCGCGGGCCGCGAGCAACCGGATTCGGGCGAAGTCACCATCGGCCAAACCGTCAAGCTGGCCTACGTGGACCAGTCGCGCGATGCGCTGGAAGACAAAAAGACGGTGTTCGATGCGGTGGCCGACGGCGCCGACATCCTGACCGTGGGCAAGTTCGAAATGTCGTCGCGCGCCTACCTGGGCCGCTTCAACTTCAAGGGCGGCGACCAGAACAAGGTCGTGGGCCAGCTGTCTGGCGGCGAACGCGGCCGCCTGCACATGGCCAAGACGCTGATCGCCGGCGGCAACGTGCTGCTGCTTGACGAACCGTCCAACGACCTTGACGTTGAAACGCTGCGCGCGCTGGAAGATGCCTTGCTGGAGTTCCCCGGTAGCGTCATGGTCATCAGCCACGATCGCTGGTTCCTGGACCGCATCGCCACGCACATCCTGGCCTTTGAAGGCGATTCGCAAGTGGTGTTCTTCGATGGCAACTACCAAGAGTACGAAGCCGACAAGAAGCGCCGCCTGGGCGAAGAAGGCGCCAAGCCCAAGCGCCTGCGCTACAAGGCATTGAAGTAA
- a CDS encoding isochorismatase family protein, giving the protein MLLQASDSTFLIVDMQGRLMPVIHDNEAVLHTTHKLAQAARLLDVPVIATEHHSKMLGVTVDPLRGIVQSTFQKMHFSSTREPGFEAWLPAARKTILVAGCEAHICVLQTVIGLADMGYHAVLVSDAAGSRKPSDHHAALRRARAHGADIVTSEMAIFEWMQTCEHPRFREVLRLVK; this is encoded by the coding sequence ATGCTGCTGCAAGCCTCCGATTCCACTTTCCTCATCGTCGACATGCAAGGTCGATTGATGCCCGTCATTCACGACAACGAGGCCGTGCTGCACACCACGCACAAGCTCGCGCAGGCGGCGCGCTTGCTTGATGTGCCGGTTATCGCCACCGAGCATCACAGCAAGATGCTGGGCGTCACCGTGGACCCGTTGCGCGGCATCGTGCAGTCCACTTTTCAGAAGATGCACTTTTCTTCCACGCGTGAACCAGGCTTTGAAGCGTGGCTGCCGGCCGCGCGCAAGACCATTCTGGTGGCCGGTTGCGAGGCGCATATCTGCGTGCTGCAAACCGTGATCGGCCTGGCCGACATGGGCTATCACGCGGTGCTCGTGTCGGACGCGGCGGGCTCGCGCAAGCCGTCGGACCACCACGCCGCGCTGCGCCGCGCGCGGGCACATGGCGCGGATATCGTCACATCGGAAATGGCGATATTCGAATGGATGCAAACTTGCGAACATCCCCGTTTTCGCGAGGTGTTACGTCTCGTCAAATAG
- a CDS encoding glycine zipper 2TM domain-containing protein, whose translation MKIASLSKICVALAMTAAMAGCSSWDGMSHRQKSTVGGAALGGVAGAVITNGGVLGTVGGAAIGGVIGDQVGKH comes from the coding sequence ATGAAAATCGCATCTCTTTCCAAAATCTGTGTCGCACTCGCAATGACCGCCGCCATGGCAGGCTGCTCGTCCTGGGATGGCATGAGCCATCGTCAAAAGAGCACGGTGGGCGGGGCCGCTTTGGGCGGCGTCGCAGGCGCCGTCATCACCAACGGCGGGGTCCTGGGTACGGTGGGTGGAGCGGCGATCGGCGGCGTGATCGGCGATCAGGTCGGCAAGCACTAA
- the minE gene encoding cell division topological specificity factor MinE, translated as MSFLSFLLGQKKTSASVAKERLQIILAHERGRGDSPDYLPQLQQELIAVISKYVKINPEDIKVHLERQDTLEVLEVKIEMPQNET; from the coding sequence ATGTCCTTCCTGTCGTTTCTGCTTGGTCAAAAGAAAACTTCCGCGTCCGTCGCCAAGGAACGGTTGCAGATCATCCTGGCCCACGAGCGGGGCCGCGGCGACTCGCCCGACTACCTGCCGCAGCTGCAGCAGGAACTTATCGCCGTGATTTCAAAGTACGTGAAGATCAACCCCGAAGACATCAAGGTGCACCTGGAACGCCAGGACACGCTGGAAGTGTTGGAAGTGAAGATCGAGATGCCGCAGAACGAAACGTGA
- the minD gene encoding septum site-determining protein MinD — protein MTRIVVVTSGKGGVGKTTTSASFSAGLAMRGHKTAVIDFDVGLRNLDLIMGCERRVVYDFVNVIQGEATLNQALIKDKQLENLFILPASQTRDKDALTQEGVEKVINDLKEMGFEYIVCDSPAGIETGALMAAYFADDALVVTNPEVSSVRDSDRILGILAAKSKRAVDGGEPVKEFLLLTRYNPKRVVDGEMLSLGDIEDILRIKLIGVIPESEAVLQASNQGLPAIHLKETDVSEAYKDVVARYLGEDKALRFTDYEKPGFLKRLFGGK, from the coding sequence ATGACACGCATTGTTGTGGTGACTTCCGGCAAAGGCGGCGTGGGTAAAACCACGACGAGCGCCAGTTTTTCCGCGGGCCTCGCGATGCGGGGCCACAAGACCGCTGTCATCGACTTCGATGTCGGCCTGCGCAATCTCGACCTCATCATGGGCTGCGAGCGTCGCGTGGTGTACGACTTCGTCAACGTGATTCAGGGCGAAGCCACCCTCAACCAGGCGCTGATCAAGGACAAGCAGCTTGAAAACCTGTTCATCCTGCCCGCCTCGCAAACGCGCGACAAAGACGCGCTGACGCAGGAAGGCGTGGAAAAGGTCATCAACGACCTGAAGGAAATGGGTTTCGAATACATCGTCTGCGACTCGCCGGCCGGTATTGAAACGGGCGCGCTGATGGCCGCTTATTTCGCCGACGACGCATTGGTCGTGACGAACCCGGAAGTCTCGTCGGTACGCGATTCCGATCGCATCCTGGGCATCCTGGCGGCCAAGTCCAAGCGCGCGGTGGACGGCGGTGAACCCGTCAAGGAATTCCTGCTGCTCACGCGCTACAACCCCAAGCGCGTGGTCGACGGCGAGATGCTGTCGCTGGGCGATATCGAAGACATTCTGCGCATCAAGCTGATCGGTGTCATTCCCGAATCGGAAGCCGTGCTGCAAGCCTCCAACCAAGGCCTGCCGGCGATCCACCTGAAAGAGACCGACGTCTCCGAAGCGTACAAGGACGTCGTGGCCCGTTACCTTGGCGAAGACAAGGCCCTGCGCTTTACCGATTACGAAAAGCCCGGTTTCCTGAAACGCCTGTTCGGAGGCAAGTAA